A single window of Vibrio gazogenes DNA harbors:
- a CDS encoding glycoside hydrolase family 1 protein has translation MKGFPEDFLWGGAVAANQVEGAWNVGGKGVSTSDMQLNGIHGAITHREDSNVECIKDIAIDFYHQYPEDIKLFAEMGFKVLRTSIAWSRIYPNGDEAEPCEAGLAFYEQLFAEMAKYNIQPLITLSHYEMPYGLVKKLGGWINRATIDHFEKYAVTVFKRYKNQVKYWLTFNEINMSLHSPFTGVGLEGSPDEQQIYQAIHHQLVASARAVKACHEIIPDASIGNMLLGALRYPMTCHPKDMLEMQKKNREWLFFGDVQIRGDYPAWIQRYFSENNIHLDITESDYADLMNTVDFVSFSYYMSGCSTWEPEKYEGSRGNIIRLIPNPHLKASEWGWQIDPEGLRYLLNELYDRYQKPLFIVENGFGARDVVEEDGSIHDDYRIEYLRQHIAQMKEAIKDGVKMLGYTSWGPIDLVSAGTAQMEKRYGFIHVDRDDQGNGTLIRRRKDSFYWYKKVISSNGECL, from the coding sequence ATGAAAGGCTTTCCAGAAGATTTTTTATGGGGCGGAGCAGTTGCTGCAAATCAGGTAGAAGGCGCATGGAATGTTGGCGGAAAAGGTGTATCAACTTCAGATATGCAATTAAATGGCATTCATGGAGCGATCACTCACAGAGAAGATTCTAACGTAGAGTGCATTAAAGATATTGCGATCGATTTTTATCATCAGTACCCGGAAGATATCAAACTTTTCGCCGAAATGGGTTTCAAGGTATTACGGACATCAATTGCGTGGTCAAGAATATATCCCAATGGGGATGAAGCTGAGCCCTGTGAAGCCGGGTTAGCATTTTATGAGCAATTATTTGCCGAGATGGCTAAATACAATATCCAGCCTTTAATTACATTATCTCATTATGAAATGCCATATGGTCTGGTAAAAAAATTAGGTGGATGGATTAACCGAGCAACCATCGATCATTTTGAAAAATATGCTGTAACAGTATTTAAGCGCTATAAAAATCAAGTCAAATACTGGCTGACTTTTAATGAAATTAATATGTCTCTTCATTCTCCTTTCACAGGTGTTGGACTTGAAGGTAGCCCTGATGAACAACAAATTTATCAGGCAATTCATCATCAGTTAGTCGCAAGTGCCCGAGCAGTAAAAGCTTGTCATGAGATCATTCCTGATGCCTCGATTGGCAATATGCTACTGGGAGCCTTACGTTACCCGATGACCTGTCACCCTAAAGATATGTTAGAAATGCAAAAGAAAAACCGAGAATGGTTATTCTTCGGTGATGTTCAGATTCGTGGTGATTATCCGGCATGGATACAACGATATTTCAGTGAAAATAATATTCATCTCGATATCACTGAAAGTGATTATGCAGATTTAATGAATACTGTTGACTTTGTTTCTTTCAGTTATTACATGAGTGGCTGCTCGACTTGGGAACCTGAAAAATATGAGGGGTCTCGAGGTAATATTATCCGACTCATTCCTAACCCGCACTTAAAAGCATCCGAATGGGGCTGGCAAATTGATCCAGAAGGTTTACGTTACTTACTGAATGAGTTGTATGATCGTTATCAAAAACCACTTTTCATTGTAGAGAATGGATTTGGTGCACGAGATGTCGTTGAAGAAGATGGTAGTATCCATGACGACTATCGTATTGAATATTTACGCCAACATATTGCTCAAATGAAAGAAGCGATAAAAGATGGCGTTAAGATGCTAGGTTATACCAGCTGGGGGCCTATTGATCTGGTGAGTGCTGGTACAGCTCAGATGGAAAAACGTTATGGTTTTATTCATGTTGATCGTGATGATCAAGGAAATGGAACTTTAATTCGTAGACGCAAAGACAGTTTCTATTGGTATAAAAAAGTCATCTCAAGTAATGGTGAATGTTTGTAA
- a CDS encoding PhoH family protein — translation MISRTNTPRVLDTSALVHDPKSLLAYQDDVYICLTVLEELDNLKERREKSVSADARVCIRMLEDLVNGHNAEELQAGIDLPSSEVGQRGKLFIAVDTNIEVEESLRHGIGSDADNHIINFAFQLQKKLGRDVSLVSRDINMRLKARTIGVFSEDVPIDNQITDIDLLYSGVQYFEGDLFNRIETDKDFKLSGDCYQFDRHLFNEDVQKNMYWFDDEQHIGVVTQVTPTHVITKLLPKKHGKVWGISPKNQRQAIALNQLTDPNYDLNIMLGPAGSGKTFLAVAAALHQVIETKQYKKIVVVRSRDFMDDDPGFLPGDLKEKSLPLMVGITDALISMHSGEGEDCNVHQTVEHIIERANIEFTSMAYFRGRSLDDAVLIIDEAQNMTRAQVKGMLSRGGKNCRTILLGNLSQIDDKFVSAASSGLSAAVNVYKNYEKGSILIFDEVERSSLAEFTETYF, via the coding sequence ATGATATCAAGAACCAACACTCCCCGAGTTTTAGATACTTCAGCGTTAGTCCACGACCCGAAAAGTTTACTCGCATATCAAGATGATGTTTATATTTGTTTAACTGTACTCGAAGAGTTGGACAATCTAAAAGAACGCAGAGAAAAATCAGTCAGTGCCGATGCTCGCGTCTGTATACGAATGCTCGAAGATTTAGTCAATGGTCATAATGCAGAAGAGTTACAAGCAGGTATTGACCTACCATCGAGTGAAGTCGGTCAAAGAGGCAAATTATTCATTGCTGTAGATACCAATATTGAAGTCGAAGAATCCCTTCGTCACGGGATTGGCAGTGATGCCGATAACCACATCATTAATTTTGCATTCCAACTGCAGAAAAAGCTCGGCAGAGATGTGTCGTTGGTCAGCCGCGATATCAATATGCGACTGAAAGCCCGAACGATTGGCGTATTCTCTGAAGATGTGCCGATTGATAATCAAATTACAGACATCGACTTACTTTATTCCGGCGTACAATATTTTGAAGGCGATTTATTTAATCGGATAGAGACGGATAAAGATTTCAAACTATCCGGTGACTGTTATCAATTCGATCGCCATTTATTTAATGAAGACGTTCAAAAAAATATGTACTGGTTTGATGATGAACAGCATATTGGGGTTGTGACACAAGTCACCCCGACACATGTCATTACAAAGCTGTTACCGAAAAAACACGGAAAAGTCTGGGGAATTAGTCCTAAAAATCAAAGACAAGCAATTGCATTAAATCAGTTAACCGACCCCAATTATGACTTGAATATCATGCTGGGTCCTGCGGGGTCAGGGAAAACATTCTTAGCGGTCGCAGCCGCATTACATCAAGTGATCGAAACAAAGCAATATAAGAAAATTGTCGTGGTCAGAAGCCGGGATTTTATGGATGACGATCCGGGATTTTTACCCGGTGACTTAAAAGAGAAATCGCTCCCGCTCATGGTCGGTATCACAGATGCTCTTATATCCATGCATTCCGGCGAAGGTGAGGATTGTAATGTTCATCAAACGGTCGAGCACATTATCGAGCGGGCCAACATTGAATTTACAAGTATGGCTTACTTCAGAGGTCGTTCGCTGGACGATGCGGTGTTAATCATTGATGAAGCACAGAATATGACGCGTGCACAAGTCAAAGGGATGCTGAGCAGAGGCGGCAAAAATTGTAGAACAATATTACTTGGCAATCTAAGTCAGATTGACGATAAATTTGTGAGTGCCGCATCCAGTGGTTTATCCGCAGCGGTCAATGTTTATAAAAACTATGAAAAAGGCTCTATTCTCATCTTTGATGAAGTAGAAAGAAGCTCACTCGCTGAGTTCACAGAAACCTACTTCTAA
- the rapA gene encoding RNA polymerase-associated protein RapA, translating into MAFALGQRWISDTESDLGLGTVVALDDRTVTLMFAASEENRVYARHDAPVTRVIFHAGDTVDSQEGWTLLIEQVSEDNEVLTYIGTRQDTQETQVELREIFLSHQIRFNKPQDKLFAGQIDRMDNFALRYRALVNQHQQHKSPMRGLCGGRVGLIAHQLYIAHEVGRRHAPRVLLADEVGLGKTIEAGMIIHQQVLAGRAERILIVVPETLQYQWLVEMMRRFNLHFSIFDEERCIESQSEAENPFETQQYVLCSLDFLRQYPQRFEQAKAASWDLMVVDEAHHLAWEVDQPSPEYLIVEALAQQISGVLLLTATPEQLGRESHFARLRLLDPDRFYDFDAFIKEEASYEPVAEAVSALAEDRALSNASKNHIVELLSEQDVEPLFRIIDGNTSSEEKVSARDELIGNLMDRHGTGRVLFRNTRASIQGFPQRCVNLIPLAQPLEYLDFIEQYIASLDAAHSLKIESGMYPERAYHAQAHSSQVWWMFDPRINWLLDKVKSKRSDKILVIAAEAETALQIEQALREREGIRATVFHEGMSIIERDKAAAYFAQDEGGAQVLVCSEIGSEGRNFQFASQLVMFDLPMNPDLLEQRIGRLDRIGQKQDVEIHVPYLQGSSQEVIARWYHEGLNAFAETCPTGNTVFESFAERLMAQLSSSDPHQLDSLISDARKINHDLKAALEHGRDRLLEMHSHGGEKAEQIVRDIAATDGDTELVAFALNLFDTIGLNQDDRGEHSLIVTPSEHMMVPSYPGLPYEGATITFERETALSREDIHFMTWEHPMIQGGIDLLLSEGVGTSAVSLLKNKALPVGTILLELVYVVDAQAPKSSGIGRFLPKTPIRLMLDAQGNDLSSQVAFEGFNRQLSPVNRHLANKLVTSVQQEVHQLIQRSEAVIQSKVESIRHTAQEEMVSALNRELERLQALKAVNPNIREEEIEILGNQISVLSVLIQQAQYQLDSLRLIVVSHQ; encoded by the coding sequence ATGGCTTTTGCGTTGGGGCAGCGTTGGATAAGTGATACCGAAAGCGATTTAGGATTAGGAACTGTAGTGGCATTAGATGACAGAACTGTCACATTAATGTTTGCTGCATCAGAAGAGAATCGGGTTTATGCACGCCATGATGCACCGGTCACCCGAGTTATTTTTCATGCCGGTGATACCGTCGATAGCCAAGAAGGATGGACGTTACTGATTGAACAGGTGAGTGAAGACAATGAGGTGCTCACTTATATCGGTACCCGTCAGGATACGCAGGAAACTCAGGTTGAATTGCGAGAAATATTTTTAAGCCACCAAATTCGATTTAATAAACCTCAGGATAAACTGTTTGCCGGTCAGATCGATCGGATGGACAATTTCGCATTGCGCTACCGCGCATTAGTCAATCAGCATCAGCAGCATAAAAGCCCAATGCGCGGACTTTGTGGTGGCCGTGTTGGTTTGATTGCCCACCAACTTTACATTGCTCATGAAGTCGGGCGACGCCATGCGCCTCGCGTTCTGCTGGCTGATGAAGTCGGATTGGGGAAAACGATTGAAGCGGGAATGATCATCCACCAACAAGTATTGGCGGGCAGAGCAGAAAGAATTTTGATCGTTGTCCCTGAAACTCTTCAATATCAGTGGCTGGTCGAAATGATGCGTCGTTTCAACCTGCACTTTTCTATTTTTGATGAAGAACGCTGTATCGAGTCACAGAGTGAGGCTGAAAATCCGTTTGAAACTCAGCAGTATGTGCTCTGTTCTCTTGATTTTCTCCGGCAATATCCGCAGCGTTTTGAACAAGCCAAAGCAGCCAGTTGGGATCTGATGGTCGTTGATGAAGCGCACCATCTGGCGTGGGAGGTTGATCAGCCTAGCCCCGAATATCTGATTGTTGAAGCGCTGGCGCAACAGATTTCCGGCGTTCTGTTATTGACGGCAACGCCTGAACAGCTGGGCCGGGAAAGCCACTTTGCCCGATTACGCTTATTAGACCCCGACCGCTTTTATGACTTTGATGCATTTATTAAAGAAGAAGCGTCTTATGAACCCGTTGCTGAGGCAGTGTCTGCACTGGCTGAAGACCGGGCGTTATCCAATGCATCGAAAAATCATATTGTCGAGCTGCTTTCTGAGCAGGATGTCGAACCGCTGTTCCGGATCATTGACGGCAATACCAGCAGTGAAGAAAAAGTCAGTGCGAGAGATGAGTTAATTGGTAACTTGATGGACCGTCATGGGACCGGACGAGTACTGTTTCGTAATACGCGCGCTTCCATTCAGGGATTTCCACAGCGTTGTGTCAATCTGATTCCACTGGCGCAACCATTGGAATATCTAGATTTTATTGAGCAATATATTGCTTCACTTGATGCAGCCCACAGTCTGAAAATCGAAAGCGGTATGTACCCTGAACGTGCCTATCATGCTCAGGCGCATAGCTCGCAGGTGTGGTGGATGTTTGATCCGCGGATCAACTGGCTGCTCGATAAAGTGAAGTCGAAGCGTAGTGATAAAATTTTGGTGATTGCCGCCGAAGCGGAGACCGCACTTCAGATTGAACAGGCATTGCGCGAACGCGAAGGCATTCGGGCGACGGTTTTTCATGAAGGTATGTCGATTATTGAACGTGATAAAGCCGCTGCTTATTTTGCTCAGGATGAAGGTGGTGCGCAGGTACTGGTTTGCAGTGAGATTGGTTCTGAAGGACGAAACTTTCAGTTTGCCAGTCAGTTGGTTATGTTTGATTTGCCGATGAATCCGGATCTGTTAGAGCAGCGTATCGGACGTCTGGATCGGATTGGTCAAAAACAGGATGTTGAGATCCACGTGCCTTATTTACAGGGCTCGTCACAAGAAGTTATCGCCCGTTGGTATCATGAAGGCTTGAATGCTTTCGCGGAAACTTGCCCGACGGGGAATACTGTATTTGAATCCTTCGCTGAACGTTTGATGGCGCAATTATCGTCATCAGATCCGCACCAGTTGGATTCGTTGATCAGCGATGCCCGTAAGATAAATCACGACTTGAAAGCCGCACTGGAACACGGGCGAGATCGGTTACTGGAAATGCATTCTCATGGCGGTGAAAAAGCGGAACAGATTGTTCGTGACATTGCAGCAACGGATGGTGATACCGAATTGGTCGCTTTTGCGTTGAACCTGTTCGATACCATTGGGCTGAATCAGGATGATCGCGGTGAGCACTCGCTGATAGTGACCCCTTCTGAGCACATGATGGTACCAAGTTATCCTGGGTTACCTTATGAAGGTGCGACGATTACCTTTGAACGGGAAACCGCACTCTCGCGGGAAGATATCCACTTTATGACGTGGGAGCATCCGATGATTCAGGGAGGGATTGATCTCCTCCTGAGTGAGGGGGTCGGAACGTCAGCCGTTTCTTTGTTGAAGAATAAAGCACTGCCGGTCGGGACGATTTTACTCGAGTTAGTCTATGTCGTGGATGCTCAGGCACCTAAAAGCAGCGGTATCGGCCGCTTCTTACCTAAAACACCAATTCGTCTGATGCTGGATGCGCAGGGCAATGACCTGTCATCTCAGGTAGCATTCGAAGGATTCAATCGCCAACTGAGTCCGGTTAACCGTCATTTAGCAAACAAGCTGGTGACCTCCGTTCAGCAAGAGGTTCATCAACTGATTCAGCGCAGTGAAGCGGTGATCCAGTCGAAGGTGGAGAGCATTCGACACACGGCTCAAGAGGAAATGGTCTCGGCCTTGAATCGCGAGCTCGAACGTTTACAGGCGCTGAAAGCAGTCAATCCGAATATTCGGGAAGAAGAAATTGAGATTCTGGGTAATCAGATTTCAGTATTGTCTGTGTTGATTCAGCAAGCGCAGTATCAGTTGGATTCACTACGTTTGATTGTGGTTTCACATCAATGA
- a CDS encoding NRAMP family divalent metal transporter produces the protein MENAAAYPSPQGFSLSRVIKSLGPGIMMAAAAVGGSHLVASTKAGAIYGWQLAALILLVNFFKYPFFRAGIQYTMGTGECLVHGYAQLGKPYLWIFMLLSIISAVINTAALTLFSASLLGYFMPFELSSLTLSIMVVTTCLIILFAGHYKALDSLAKVIMAVLTIATLSAVVIAIGHPVATVPSAPDPSPWTLAAIGFLVVTMGWMPAPIEISSLTSIWLKNQCAQQNVTPKSALFDFNVGYIGTAILAIIFLALGALLIHGTGTELSKSGIGFTHQLVNLYASTIGEWARYLIAVIAFFCIFGSTITVIDGYSRVIAESQRLLTQQPTNEKTETKKHRYLSPWMLIVSVAALSILAFAKSALLPMLNFAMIMAFVTTPVFALLNYILVTRTPLPESLTLGPKMKLLSITGLIYLFGFLALFLWWKWFM, from the coding sequence ATGGAAAATGCTGCCGCTTATCCCTCTCCACAGGGGTTTTCATTGTCCAGAGTGATCAAATCACTCGGTCCCGGAATTATGATGGCTGCCGCAGCCGTCGGTGGATCGCATCTCGTGGCATCAACGAAAGCCGGGGCAATCTATGGCTGGCAACTGGCAGCCTTAATCTTGCTCGTGAACTTTTTTAAATACCCTTTTTTCCGGGCAGGAATTCAATACACAATGGGGACAGGGGAATGTCTGGTGCACGGTTATGCACAACTCGGCAAACCTTATCTGTGGATTTTCATGCTGCTGAGTATCATTTCGGCGGTGATCAATACGGCAGCGCTGACGCTCTTTAGTGCCAGCCTGCTGGGATATTTCATGCCGTTTGAATTATCCAGCCTGACTTTATCGATCATGGTCGTTACCACCTGTTTGATCATTTTATTTGCCGGCCACTATAAAGCGCTCGATTCACTGGCGAAAGTGATCATGGCAGTGCTCACAATTGCCACGCTATCAGCCGTCGTTATTGCAATTGGACATCCCGTTGCAACCGTGCCCAGCGCACCTGATCCATCGCCCTGGACACTTGCGGCAATCGGCTTTCTGGTTGTGACCATGGGATGGATGCCGGCCCCGATTGAGATTTCGAGCCTGACCTCAATTTGGCTGAAAAATCAGTGTGCCCAACAGAATGTCACACCGAAATCAGCGCTGTTCGACTTTAATGTCGGCTATATCGGGACTGCGATTCTGGCCATTATCTTTCTGGCGCTCGGTGCATTACTGATCCATGGCACAGGCACCGAATTGTCGAAATCAGGGATTGGATTTACCCACCAGTTAGTCAACTTATACGCATCAACCATTGGTGAATGGGCCCGTTACCTGATTGCGGTCATCGCTTTCTTCTGTATTTTTGGCAGTACGATTACCGTTATCGATGGCTATTCGCGCGTGATAGCTGAGTCACAACGTCTGTTAACACAGCAACCAACCAATGAGAAAACGGAGACAAAAAAACATCGTTATCTCTCGCCCTGGATGCTCATCGTTTCGGTAGCTGCGCTGAGTATTCTTGCTTTTGCTAAATCGGCCTTACTGCCGATGCTGAATTTCGCCATGATTATGGCATTCGTTACGACGCCCGTGTTTGCCCTGCTCAACTATATTCTGGTCACCAGAACACCATTGCCGGAATCGCTGACTCTGGGGCCTAAAATGAAATTATTGTCGATCACCGGGCTGATTTATCTATTTGGCTTCCTTGCACTCTTCCTCTGGTGGAAATGGTTCATGTAA
- the rluA gene encoding bifunctional tRNA pseudouridine(32) synthase/23S rRNA pseudouridine(746) synthase RluA: protein MAMTSYTPPTTPWTEIIYQDEHILAVNKPSGLLSVPGKDPQHYDSMWSRLVADYPEIQVVHRLDMATSGLMLFAKNKHVESALKKQFQYRLTHKVYYARVWGNVAQDEGEVDLPLICDWPNRPRQKVCFETGKPSRTLFQVVAREALTTVVRLFPVTGRSHQLRVHMLAIGHPIVGDEFYAPEEAKAFATRLHLHAAELSFYHPKNHWLRRIFVPCEFYPPAEEIIFEHFDPERKLPDYKKLPRP, encoded by the coding sequence ATGGCAATGACATCGTACACGCCTCCGACCACACCGTGGACGGAGATTATTTATCAGGACGAGCATATTTTGGCGGTTAATAAACCGTCTGGCTTGCTTTCTGTACCCGGCAAAGATCCGCAACACTATGACAGCATGTGGTCTCGGTTGGTGGCGGACTATCCGGAAATTCAGGTCGTTCACCGTTTGGATATGGCGACGTCCGGACTGATGCTGTTTGCCAAGAATAAACACGTAGAAAGTGCATTGAAAAAACAGTTTCAGTATCGATTAACGCATAAGGTCTACTATGCACGAGTGTGGGGCAATGTTGCCCAGGATGAAGGTGAAGTTGATTTACCATTGATTTGTGACTGGCCGAATCGCCCCCGCCAGAAAGTTTGTTTTGAAACCGGTAAGCCGTCCCGGACTTTGTTTCAGGTGGTTGCCAGAGAAGCGTTGACAACGGTTGTCCGTCTTTTCCCGGTGACGGGGCGTTCCCACCAGTTGCGGGTTCACATGCTGGCAATTGGTCATCCGATTGTGGGGGATGAGTTTTATGCGCCAGAAGAAGCTAAAGCGTTTGCCACGCGACTCCATTTACATGCCGCAGAACTGAGTTTCTATCATCCCAAAAATCATTGGTTAAGACGTATATTCGTGCCGTGTGAGTTTTATCCGCCAGCGGAAGAGATTATCTTCGAACATTTTGACCCCGAGAGAAAACTGCCGGATTATAAGAAGCTGCCGAGGCCATAG
- a CDS encoding D-2-hydroxyacid dehydrogenase gives MSLPRVVFVDRATIPAHIHVPELPFEHQWVSYDETSPSQLLERVRDADMIITNKVVLNADSLSQLPKLRLIAVAATGVNNVDIDYCRAHDIAVTNVQGYATRSVPEHVIGMIFALRRHLMAYHQDIGRGEWQQHGQFCFFTHPIGDVAGSTIGIIGHGALGQATAELARAVGMQVIFAERKGASVCREGFLPFETVLRQADVVSLHCPLTEETHHLLGADELSMMKANAILINTGRGGLVDEAALVDALTSGTIAAAGVDVFTQEPADERNPLVASMDLPNLLLTPHIAWGSDSAIQQLVQRLVDNITVFHQGKKQNRIV, from the coding sequence ATGTCATTACCGCGAGTCGTATTTGTTGATCGAGCCACAATCCCCGCCCATATTCATGTGCCTGAGCTTCCTTTTGAACATCAGTGGGTGAGTTATGATGAAACATCACCATCGCAGTTACTGGAAAGAGTTCGCGATGCAGACATGATTATTACCAATAAAGTGGTGCTCAACGCGGATTCATTGTCTCAACTTCCTAAATTACGCCTGATTGCGGTTGCGGCAACCGGCGTGAACAATGTCGATATCGATTATTGTCGGGCGCATGACATTGCGGTCACAAATGTGCAGGGCTATGCGACACGTTCAGTGCCCGAACATGTGATTGGGATGATCTTCGCACTCCGTCGTCATTTGATGGCCTACCATCAAGATATTGGCCGGGGAGAGTGGCAACAGCATGGTCAGTTCTGCTTTTTCACGCATCCAATCGGTGATGTGGCCGGTAGTACTATCGGGATTATCGGTCATGGTGCACTGGGACAAGCAACCGCTGAACTGGCCCGGGCTGTCGGGATGCAGGTTATCTTTGCTGAGCGTAAAGGGGCATCCGTTTGCCGAGAAGGATTTTTGCCGTTTGAAACGGTGTTACGTCAGGCTGATGTGGTTTCATTACATTGCCCTTTAACCGAAGAGACTCACCATTTGCTTGGTGCGGATGAGTTATCGATGATGAAAGCCAACGCGATTCTGATCAATACCGGAAGAGGGGGGCTTGTGGATGAAGCCGCACTGGTTGATGCATTGACATCTGGCACCATTGCTGCTGCCGGTGTCGATGTATTTACGCAGGAGCCTGCCGATGAACGCAATCCACTGGTTGCCAGTATGGATTTACCCAACCTGTTATTGACGCCTCATATAGCTTGGGGCAGTGATTCTGCGATTCAGCAACTGGTTCAGCGACTCGTCGACAATATTACGGTATTTCATCAAGGGAAAAAACAGAACCGAATTGTTTAG
- a CDS encoding YjgN family protein translates to MNENNTVNPLRFNGRTGEFFGIWIVNILLSVVTLGIYSAWAKVRTKRYFYGNTYLAQDNFEYHGTPKQILKGRAVAMLCLLIWVMLSSVSEVASAVLLILFYLVLPWMMWSNVRFDSAMTSYRNTHFAFAGTLKQAYITFMGRGVVAILGFILGIAGIVVITRMVNSVLLTVVMAIAFVALCAFIQAWVMTGVWRYFMNGYRYGNAEFSAVLTSKKLFFINLGAIGIFIGGALMMLVLGSIFFYSMVMNIIMDIDSLMYSMNDTMLGGIIIGYLLFIIIGMISAAYMSVRIRNYVYSQTIVSLDNQSLKLNSSFSVLKYVGLLLTNMLGLIFTLGLAHPWVKVRMANYAAEQTQVIGDLDILEAVDQDSDVRSALGDELVQAFDINLGIG, encoded by the coding sequence ATGAACGAAAATAATACTGTGAATCCTCTCCGTTTTAATGGACGGACTGGGGAGTTTTTTGGCATTTGGATTGTGAATATTTTGCTCTCCGTTGTGACTTTGGGAATTTATTCGGCTTGGGCCAAAGTAAGAACCAAACGTTATTTCTATGGCAATACCTATCTCGCTCAGGATAACTTTGAATATCACGGGACACCGAAACAAATCCTCAAAGGGCGCGCTGTTGCCATGCTGTGTTTATTAATTTGGGTGATGTTGAGTTCTGTCTCTGAAGTGGCGTCTGCTGTCTTATTAATTTTGTTTTATTTGGTATTGCCTTGGATGATGTGGAGTAATGTCCGCTTTGATTCGGCAATGACCAGTTACCGAAATACACACTTTGCTTTTGCAGGCACACTGAAACAAGCTTATATCACTTTTATGGGGCGTGGTGTGGTTGCCATTCTCGGATTTATTCTGGGGATTGCTGGTATCGTCGTTATCACACGGATGGTCAATAGTGTGTTGTTGACTGTCGTGATGGCAATTGCTTTTGTTGCATTGTGTGCATTTATTCAAGCATGGGTGATGACAGGAGTATGGCGCTATTTTATGAATGGCTACCGATATGGTAATGCTGAATTTTCAGCGGTTCTTACCAGTAAAAAGCTATTTTTCATTAATTTAGGTGCGATTGGTATTTTTATCGGTGGCGCGTTGATGATGTTGGTGCTTGGCAGCATTTTCTTTTATTCAATGGTGATGAATATCATCATGGATATCGACAGCTTAATGTATTCGATGAATGACACTATGCTTGGTGGGATAATCATTGGCTATCTCTTATTCATTATAATTGGGATGATTTCCGCTGCTTATATGAGTGTCCGAATTCGAAATTACGTTTATTCTCAAACGATTGTTTCATTGGATAACCAGTCACTTAAGCTCAATTCTAGCTTCTCAGTATTGAAGTATGTGGGGTTATTACTGACAAATATGTTGGGGTTAATTTTCACCTTAGGGTTAGCACATCCTTGGGTGAAAGTGCGTATGGCGAATTATGCTGCTGAGCAGACACAAGTGATCGGTGATTTAGATATACTCGAAGCTGTGGATCAAGATTCTGATGTGCGTTCTGCTCTGGGAGATGAGCTGGTGCAAGCGTTTGATATCAATTTAGGAATTGGATAA
- a CDS encoding M48 family metallopeptidase — protein sequence MRAEGAAYPPRLSQRCSADIEISGEQIALRCDNELVSQTSLELLTLSDSVGNLPVRITFPDGWVFVPEQNKDIDSLLQKKGKKSLRIRQVESNLWLILVSIVFCIAMLFTGYRYGIPWVSHYAARMLPERVPVFVGEKILDQLGEQFTTSQIPLKQQQAIRKRVALFQKQLPAMPFPVQIEFRDSEIANAFALPGGKIVLLDPLVELAQSDQQLDGVILHEMGHVYHRHMMTRLVESSLTAVVVASLTGDTSGVVHQMIGAGVFVMNTGLSRDMERQADLFAKQAMLKIYHTSEPMAEMFELLRQQQMQHMPDWLSSHPNFSERIESMRQP from the coding sequence ATGCGAGCCGAAGGGGCGGCTTATCCGCCCCGTTTATCACAGCGGTGTTCTGCGGATATTGAAATCTCCGGAGAGCAGATCGCATTGCGTTGTGATAACGAGTTGGTTAGTCAGACTTCGCTTGAGCTGTTAACACTCAGTGACAGTGTTGGTAATCTCCCCGTACGCATCACTTTTCCCGATGGGTGGGTGTTTGTCCCTGAGCAAAATAAAGATATCGACAGTTTGCTGCAAAAGAAGGGCAAGAAATCACTCAGAATCCGCCAGGTTGAATCTAACCTATGGTTGATTTTAGTGAGTATTGTTTTCTGTATCGCGATGCTGTTTACCGGTTATCGGTATGGAATTCCATGGGTGAGTCACTACGCGGCTCGAATGTTGCCTGAGCGTGTCCCTGTTTTTGTCGGAGAAAAAATCCTCGATCAACTGGGTGAACAGTTTACAACAAGCCAGATTCCGCTCAAGCAGCAACAAGCTATCAGAAAGCGGGTTGCTTTATTCCAAAAGCAACTCCCAGCAATGCCTTTCCCTGTACAGATTGAGTTTCGCGACAGTGAGATCGCCAATGCATTCGCGTTGCCCGGTGGCAAAATCGTACTCCTTGATCCTTTGGTTGAACTTGCTCAGAGCGATCAGCAACTCGATGGGGTGATTTTGCATGAGATGGGGCACGTTTATCATCGTCACATGATGACGCGACTGGTTGAATCGAGTTTGACAGCGGTCGTCGTGGCTTCGCTGACAGGGGATACATCAGGTGTTGTGCATCAGATGATTGGTGCTGGTGTTTTTGTGATGAATACGGGGTTGTCGCGTGATATGGAACGTCAGGCCGATCTGTTTGCTAAACAGGCAATGTTGAAGATTTATCATACCAGTGAGCCAATGGCTGAGATGTTTGAATTACTTCGGCAGCAGCAAATGCAACATATGCCGGACTGGCTGAGTTCACATCCTAATTTCTCAGAACGGATTGAATCGATGCGTCAGCCATAG